A window from Aliamphritea hakodatensis encodes these proteins:
- a CDS encoding 4'-phosphopantetheinyl transferase family protein has product MPADLQGAVLKRQCEYLAGRYCAVQAMGMAGILNPEPPLRGSGGAPIWPAGIRGSISHSCQQAVAILCRTDTGCAGLGVDIEGFIADDSLDTVMPLVLQTDEWLLLQSYHCRRELLTVAFSVKEAFYKAIYPYICRFADFHEVVITGLGKGRAALTPRAGLAAELPKNILIQASYRMGSCGVESRVVMMRRAEKGEVPETFCEGSRLIQTQWAG; this is encoded by the coding sequence GTGCCGGCAGATCTGCAGGGGGCCGTGCTGAAGCGTCAGTGTGAATACCTTGCCGGGCGGTATTGTGCCGTTCAGGCCATGGGAATGGCCGGGATACTGAATCCGGAACCGCCTCTGCGCGGTTCCGGAGGCGCACCGATCTGGCCGGCGGGTATCCGGGGGTCTATTAGCCATAGCTGTCAGCAGGCGGTCGCGATACTCTGTCGCACCGATACCGGCTGCGCAGGGCTGGGGGTTGATATAGAAGGCTTTATTGCGGACGACAGTCTGGATACCGTGATGCCTTTGGTACTGCAGACTGATGAATGGTTGTTACTGCAATCGTACCATTGTCGGCGTGAATTGCTGACAGTGGCATTTTCTGTCAAAGAAGCGTTTTATAAGGCGATTTATCCTTATATATGCCGGTTTGCGGATTTCCATGAGGTGGTGATTACCGGGTTAGGAAAAGGCCGTGCAGCATTAACTCCCCGGGCAGGCCTGGCTGCAGAGTTGCCGAAAAATATATTGATACAAGCGAGTTACCGGATGGGAAGCTGCGGTGTCGAATCCAGAGTAGTTATGATGCGGAGGGCAGAAAAAGGTGAGGTGCCGGAAACCTTCTGTGAAGGTTCCCGACTGATTCAGACTCAGTGGGCAGGCTGA